The genomic interval TGAAAGGCTCACCTCCGCATCGAACCAGGTGCCGTCCATTTTTAGGAAACGCCACTCGAAGCACTGGAGCATTTTTTTATTATAGAGGTCTCGCCTATTTTTTATGTGATCCTTGGAAGTTACGCCGTCGGGCTGACACTGCGGCGACAGGTCTAAAATGGAGCGCCCGAGCAGGGTCGTTCCCGAGCTTTTGAAAAGATCCAGGGCCATTCGGTTGCAATCGACAATCCGGCCGGCTTCGATCACCAGAATCGCGTCGTTGGCCGATTCGAAAAGGTGGCGATATTGGGTTTCACTGGAGTGAATGGCCTCCTCGGCCGCGTGATTGGATGTGGTGTCCTGAATCGTCTCGATGGCGCCCAGAAGGGTGCCCTCCGAACTTTTCAAGGGGGCTGCCGTAAAAAAGAGCCATTTCCCATGCCGGCCCAGCTTGGGGAAAAAGTCCTCACCCTCGTAGCCCCCCCTTATCGATGGTGAGGGTCTGCATTTGCCGCCATAATGCGTGATCAATTGGGCGGGGTCGGCATGGCTGGCGATGAGATCGGCCAATACCTGCCGGGATTCGGTGTAAAAGGCCTCCCGATGTTTGAAGGTGCCGATGATATCATCGCTTCGAACACCGGTGAGCATTTCACAGGCCCGGTTCCAATGGGTAACCCGGCCTTCGGCGTTCACCATAAAGGTGGCCATGGGGGTTCCCCCCAGGACGTCGTTCAAGTCGCAAACATCGACGTTGTTGTACGCCGATGGATCCTTCAACGCGGTTCTGTCCATCATAGTTTCCGTTTTGATGTCATCTCCCT from Desulfatitalea tepidiphila carries:
- a CDS encoding PAS domain S-box protein, which translates into the protein MDRTALKDPSAYNNVDVCDLNDVLGGTPMATFMVNAEGRVTHWNRACEMLTGVRSDDIIGTFKHREAFYTESRQVLADLIASHADPAQLITHYGGKCRPSPSIRGGYEGEDFFPKLGRHGKWLFFTAAPLKSSEGTLLGAIETIQDTTSNHAAEEAIHSSETQYRHLFESANDAILVIEAGRIVDCNRMALDLFKSSGTTLLGRSILDLSPQCQPDGVTSKDHIKNRRDLYNKKMLQCFEWRFLKMDGTWFDAEVSLSQIDVLETPQLLAIVRDVTERNKIVLTLMQREKELEEKSRYLEKVNQALKASLDHREVEKRAVEVNMLVHLKRYVMPYIEELDKCQISADARAYMRIIETNLNDIVSQFSTSKSSKYLDFTPTEVRIADFIRSGRNTKEIAGLLGMSPSSVQWHRKNIRDKLGLVNKKKNLHTYLSSLNE